The Cydia splendana chromosome 8, ilCydSple1.2, whole genome shotgun sequence genome contains a region encoding:
- the LOC134792668 gene encoding probable dual specificity protein phosphatase DDB_G0283417 yields the protein MSFLNELQKQKNKLKVRETVVTNAAGQRFIERNGEKTEISSTYGFVVDNKPDNIPVLVTEHLYIGSQDCTVDDVLTKYNIKNVLSVGINAEVNVGHKFVQCLDLPETDVKQILTECLPFVHDSVCRGENVLVHCNAGVSRTSTVAIAYLMQYKGMEFEDAYRLVKDKRPAIRPNDGFKKQLQAMKSGQVI from the coding sequence ATGAGCTTTCTAAACGAATTACAGAAACAAAAGAATAAACTCAAAGTTAGAGAAACCGTAGTCACAAACGCTGCTGGACAGAGGTTCATAGAACGGAATGGAGAAAAGACTGAGATTTCCTCGACTTATGGCTTTGTGGTGGATAATAAACCTGACAATATACCCGTGTTAGTGACTGAGCATTTGTATATAGGATCTCAGGACTGTACTGTTGACGatgtattaacaaaatataatattaaaaatgtgcTTAGTGTAGGAATAAATGCTGAAGTGAACGTCGGACATAAGTTTGTGCAATGTTTAGATTTACCAGAGACTGATGTTAAACAAATATTAACAGAGTGTTTACCATTTGTCCACGACTCAGTGTGTCGTGGTGAGAATGTTTTGGTACATTGCAACGCCGGCGTTTCCCGCACCTCAACTGTTGCGATTGCTTACCTCATGCAATACAAAGGAATGGAGTTTGAAGACGCATATCGCTTGGTCAAGGATAAGCGACCTGCCATACGACCCAATGATGGGTTCAAAAAGCAATTACAGGCTATGAAATCTGGACAAGTCATCTAA
- the LOC134792667 gene encoding tRNA pseudouridine synthase-like 1, with protein MKARYLTFFSYIGSTFRSSEKLWLKDGKNYTDTESVQGRLELALLGLRSLNYPNLVLSSRTDGGVHALNSSAHFDLDRYGSKIYEPYQVTFKLNKHFLKTETPIYVKDCLRVSDNFHARFKALSRTYLYRLAVLKPEIELPEFSSIAQHIPIEEWRRCHFIRAPGFDIERFKAGCEHFVGLHDFTTFKRFDKLKQHKHNRRELKHILVRPGTPLITSYPRDSVWDYWDVEFKARAFVHNQIRRMMGTLISVAVGKLPADEIKVMLQVPSKHSWYNFIQNCPPQGLYLCNVEYNPEDLIYRDSGDSQVEDSDSEGRINETKRIVMKL; from the exons ATGAAAGCCAGatacctaacatttttttcatatattgGGTCGACTTTCAG GTCCTCGGAGAAGCTTTGGTTGAAAGATGGGAAGAACTATACAGACACGGAAAGCGTACAGGGCCGGCTGGAACTAGCTCTGCTGGGACTGCGTTCTTTGAACTACCCCAACCTTGTTTTGTCTAGCCG aACAGATGGTGGAGTACATGCTTTAAATTCAAGTGCCCATTTCGACCTGGACCGCTATGGCAGCAAGATCTACGAACCATATCAGGTCACATTTAAACTGAACAAGCACTTCCTGAAGACTGAGACACCTATCTACGTCAAGGACTGTTTGAGAGTGTCGGACAACTTCCATGCCAGGTTTAAAGCGCTATCTCGAACATATTTGTACAG GTTAGCAGTGTTGAAGCCAGAAATTGAGTTACCAGAGTTCTCGAGCATAGCACAACATATACCTATAGAGGAGTGGAGGAGGTGCCATTTTATAAG AGCACCGGGGTTCGACATAGAGCGCTTCAAAGCGGGCTGCGAACACTTTGTCGGCCTCCACGACTTCACAACATTCAAGCGCTTCGACAAACTGAAGCAACACAAGCATAACAGACGCGAGCTCAAACACATTCTAGTGAGGCCCGGGACGCCACTGATAACTAGTTATCCGAGGGACAGTGTGTGGGACTACTGGGATGTGGAGTTCAAGGCTAGGGCGTTTGTGCACAATCAG ATCCGTCGGATGATGGGCACACTGATAAGCGTAGCAGTGGGCAAGCTCCCCGCCGACGAGATAAAGGTGATGTTGCAAGTCCCGTCCAAGCACTCCTGGTACAACTTCATCCAGAACTGCCCGCCGCAAGGACTCTATCTCTGCAACGTCGAGTATAACCCGGAGGATCTCATCTATAGGGATAGTGGAGATAGTCAAGTGGAAGACAGTGATAGTGAAGGaagaataaatgaaacaaagaGAATAGTGATGAAACTCTAG